GCTCGTGAACTTTCCAAAACAAACAGAGACGCGTCCAACTGGAGAGGACGCGCCCACAATGGATATTTGCTTTAGGAGAAAATGATAACAAATTAGTCAAAGGCGACGCGCCCTAAACACCAGACGCGCCCATGTAAATGATTGAGAAAAGTGCAAGTGAATGGAGGTCAAAAATAGTTTTTTACAACTTGCAAGGCTTCAAAGGGCCCGCGCCTGCAAAGAGTTTAGAAAGAGTACATGAAAAACATAAGACGCGTCCTAGGCAGGAGGCGCGTCTTGGGGCTTGTCCTGGTCATTTGCAGGGGAAGGCTGAGTTTGGAGTGGAGCAGGTTCAGGGGACGCGTCCTCTTCCTCTAAGCCTAGGAAAATCCTTTTGTTCTTGATGGATTCTGCAGCCCTGACCCTGAAATCGTTTACCCATATCTGGGTATCTGCATCAAACTTTGAGAATGTATACTCTGGGTCGTTGGCAATGAACCCAGAGCACCATTCTTCAAATCCAGCTTGGAAGCCGTGCTGATAAACCAGTTTTTTCTCCTCTGTCCATCCATGCAGCCTATCATCATTCAGGATGTCAAGCTCCAGCTGCATGGTGGAGTTCAGGGCGATGACGCTGTCCATTTGCTTTTCCATTGCAGAGACATTGCCTTCCAaaacagctttttctatttctagaCGCGTCCTCTCGCCCTCCAGGCGTCTGATTTCAGCATCTTTTTCTTTGGTGAGTAGGGCAATGTGTTTTTCCAGGGATTTGACCTTGTCTTCGGCCTGGCTCTTTGCGGTGTCTGTAACAGCAAGACGCGCCCTAAGCCTGGCAGCCATGTTAGCGCTCTGCCTGGCATGCAGGTGAAGCTCGGCTGCAGCTTTGACCATGGCCTCCTCTGTTTGTTGCTCAGTCCTGAAGGTCCAACCTCTCACTTCGTCCTCAGAAAAGTCACCCACTGAGGACGCGCCCAGATATCTGAGGACAAaggactgatcatcaggaacagttTTTTGACGctttgagggcgcgtcctctacCTTCTCAGGAATGTCAGACATGGTAGTGTCTATTATCTTTGGTGGAGGAGAAGGAGTTGCAATAGGAGGTGGGGTTTTTGCCCTTGGATCAACTTTTGTAGGAGCCTGTTTCCTTGCCCTTAGTTTTTTAGAAGCCCCAATCGCGAATCCTTTGGGGAGTGAAGCCATATCTGCGGTATAAACATAAAAAGGAATTAGTTATGTACAAAAAGACGCGTCCTGAAAGTAGGACGCGCCCATAACGTGATATAAAAATCTACATGCAGGACAGATATAGATGAATGCAAAGATGTATAAATGGGTGTGAGAATGACGCATCTTAAAGATGTGATACGTATTACCTAAGAGACACGCCAGGGGGGTAGGACGTGTCCTAGGTGATAATGCATATATGAAGTAACGCTTATAGGCCAGGCTAAACTAAAGGAAGAAAAGTGAGCATAAATATGATGCGTCCTAAATCCGTGACGCGTCTTATGAATAATGATTTCTTACCTTGCTCTAAATCCACCTTCTTGTTGACATCTGGCTGAATAATTTATGTGGCTTGGAGCCCTTTGGATTTTTCAGAAGCGGTGAGGATGGGTTTCCCATTGTGGAAATCtcgaaatttgcagagagaaccCACTCGTGGGGACAAAGCTCCTATTTTCTTCAAATTTTCCTCGGTAATCATGTCTCTGAGGTTGAAATGTTTTTCAGCGTACTGCAAAACCTTCtctgctctcttcttcttctttcctgtaaGCTCTTTCTGGGTCCTTTTGTCTAAAAGAAGGGATGATAGGTTACAACAAGGAAAATAAAGAAAAAGATTATAAAAGAGAAGGCGCGTCCTGTGAGACAGGACGCGTCCAGAGCATTGAACTCACTTGGTTCCAAATTGAAGCGAACGCGCGTCCTTTTGACGTCATAAATATAGAAAAATGGTTCCTTCCAGTCTCTCTCGTGGCTGATTTTGCCTTCATTAAATCCTTTGTTGTTCAACCATTTGTTGACTACTAGAAAATGATATCCGGGAATTGATTTTCTGATGCTGTAAAAGAAGCTGAACTCTTTCATTGAGGGCGCGCCCAGCCTCAGGTTATGGTACATAATGTACAGAGCCCAGGCTAGTTTGTATGAATTTGGTGATAGTTGGACTGGAGCCACGTCGTACCATTTCAAAATTCTCTTAATGTATGGATGCAAGGGCGCGCCCACGCCTAGGGAAATCAGTTTTGGAGTAAGCACCATTCGGGGGATCCTTTGATTCCCGATGTTAAAGATATGTGGCCTCATGGTTCGAAGAGGGCGCGCCCAGATGCCCTCCATGTCATAGTACTTCATGTGCCATTGAATTTCCCAGTCGGTTGCAGTTGAGTCAAGAGCTACGCATGCCAGCTTACCCTCTCTTTTCCTTCTGGCATTCTTCTCTGCTTCAGTAAGGGTATTGAGCCTTGTCCAGTCACAATCTATTTCTACATCTGAGGGTTCCCAATGCTCTAGGGGAGGATCAGATTTTTGAGGAGATATGAGATACGTCTCAGGGTCAGGAATCCTTTTTTCGAATTCACTTACACTGTGTGGAGATGCGCCCCCAGAAGGAGACGCGCCCTGAGAGGACGACGCGCCCTGTGTGTTTGACGCGTCCATATCAGAAATGGCCATTCCTTGAGGTTTTTGGCTTGTGGAAAGGATAATTTTGTCGTCCGTCCAATCTTCGATGGCGGCCCTTGTATGGAGAATTGGAGTTCTTTGCCTTTTGACTTCCTTCTTTTCCATTCTTGAAATTATGGGAACATGGTCCATGGAGTCAGAGCTGGAATCGGACATTATTGAGTTTTTTGATTTAAGGGAACGGAAGACACGTCTTTCTGCTCTAAGGAAGGAATTCGTCCTGTGGATGTTGGGAAAGTCGGGTTTAAAAGAGATCAGGTGTGGGGAATAGGTTCCAATGCGTTTGTTGAGTGCTTTAAACGGGtgaaatggtgaagaagaagacgcgtcctccagctACAAAATAAGGAATAAACATCTGAGGGCGcgtccatatatatataaaagaggGGATACTGTGAAGACGCGACCTAAATATCTACCGCAGGGGGGTGTTGTAATGACGCGTCCTAAAATGCCTCTGGCCCTATGTTACATTTGCTTGGAACAGCTTAAACATGTCTAAAGAGGATATAAGACGCGCCCTGACGGGAGGACGCGTCTGTTGTGGTTGCAATGCGTTAGAGTCTTAATCGATTATAGTTAATTTTGGGAGAATTCTCTAATAAACTAGAAACATGCGATTACAAGATTGAGGAAGCAAAGTATGAGAcaattacatatatatacacatatacatacaaggAGTGCTAAGAATGGTGCATGGAAACTCGAAGCATATGAACGGGTTTTTGCTCATTAAACTCGATTTACTTAATTAAATAAGAAAGTAAAGGAAGATTTGTATACCTTATGAGTTGGCGGTTGGATTGAGCTAAAGAAATAGGGAAATGGCTGGATAGATCACCGGAATTTGGACCTCGAAACTGCTGCTTGAAAAGGCGGCAATGGCGGTTGTatgagagagaaaaagagatggTGGTGATGGTATGGTGCAACTAGGGTATTTATAGAAGAAGGTCGACTTTAAGGACGACAGCTGTACACCACATGCAGAAGTTGAAAGTAAGACGCGTCTTCCTCTCATGACGCGTCCACATATTTTGAGCCAAATTTCGCTTGGAAagaaattccaattttgttttttaactgcaaatggaatttggggggtagttgttatacccaaaatttggcattggattgactcgggtcaaacgcGGGTTAATTACAGTCAAACTCAGTGTTGCGTCCCCGTATTAAGGACGCGCCTACTTGGGAAGGGATATGTTACGAGGTGAGAAGAGTGCATGTTCAAGGAAGGACGCGCCCAGATATTATGGACGCGTCAATAATTATGAAAGTGCTTGGCAGGTGAAATCTTATATTGATGGAAGCTTTAGGACGCGCCTACTTTAGAAAGGACGCGTCATAGGAGGTGTAAAATTGTGCATGATGGTTTAAAAGAAGAAGCGCCCTAAATTCTAGGACGTGTCTTGTGACTTTACATGTTATAGGAAATGATTAAAGCAGTTGGATTTATGGGGGTTAGGACGCGCCTATTtggttaggacgcgtcctgtgtttgatctatatatttttgatgttgaattcaggacaaagcttgcatggagaggagcaatggaggattatttttgctaatgtatttgttgcaggtactctctgaagaattccctccttgagacggtcaaggagggggatgtccgtgaaaagctagAAGGCCTTCAGGGGTGTGCCTGATGAgtgaaggcctcctcctgtattcaacgggtgtcctcgttggggatgcggggtttaactttggtgtgtgctttgggagctctgttcttgtattcaacgggtgtcctcgttggagaactttggagtcatcctgcactttgcacccaagagcttgggatcacctgtcctgttatctggtgggttatcctcattcgggggacagagacgcgtctggcacttggggtgaaccgtagctatacctgcgttcgtaaatcaagggagatagctgtagcagagtgttatccttgcgcagggagatgcactatccgtgaagtcctacgattgcggacgagccttgggcctttgcggttgggcctcatagttggacattcctaaagctagcagAAGATGGATATCGGATGGGCTTCTATTGGGCTTAGGAGTAAGAAGTCTCAACACATTAGACTTCTTGTTCtacaagaactacgtcaggcttgatccctatataaagggtacgtaggcacattgaaagggtaagaagttgagagccgataagagagccaccacttactctgatcaatctcagcctaaaaaCAACCAtaaaccaccacacaccgcttaagtttccggaaaagaaccaccgtcacagatcttagttccggcgagaaacctcaatctttgttgttaccagattcctccgtcaacacaCATCAATGCTTCCACTAATCCAATCAGTTCTACGATATACACTATTTGGTATCCAAATTAGTTTCAGACGCATCTCAAGCTACTGTCAATAACACAAActgtttttatattaaaaaaatttcaaaCTACACAATGCAGCAGCGTAGGgggaagttagcagattaaacAACGGCAAAAGCACATGGACCAAGTAAAACAAAGAAAACCACGTCATTTTTCGTCTCGAGTTGATAGATCCCAGAATGTAAATCTTGAAACTAAAAGGATGCATCCCAGAACATATACAGAGGATAAACTGTACAGGGCTAAGCTACTGCCCGTCTTTGGATTTCAGATAATAACTTAGCAGCATTCTGCCAGAATATCGGAACACTTTAACTGATTTACATGAATAAGAATTACTGTGCTGTATTTGTTTAAACCGATCATGCTTTTTTGCCACAATGTGTGAGGTAATTACTTCTGCAACCATAAATACTCTGCTCGTTGCTTATCTAAATGATCATGTCTTTCTTTGACGAGATTATTTGAGCATTACATATTTCTGACCTCGACCAAACTATTAGATGGTGATTTAATTAACCCTATATCACTCATCTTATACCTAATGTTCTCTGCATCTTTCCACCTTCCAGCTGCAGAGTAAATCTTTCCCAATAATACATAATTCCCTGTGTTCCCAGGCTCAAGCTTAAATAACCAGTTTGCTGCTATTTCACCGAGTTCTACATTTTCATGAATCACGCATGCACCCAGCAATGCACCCCAAACAGCATGGTTAGGTTGAAAAGGCATCATCCTAATTAGTTCATGAGCTTCCTCAAGTCGGCCTGCACGACCAAGCAGATCAACAATACAGGTGTAGTGATCAGCCTTAGGAATGCTCTTCTGAATCTTTAGCATGAATTTAAATAAACTTAGACCTTCATCAACCAAACCCGCATGGCTACAAGCATGCAAAGCAGATGTAAAAGTGACTTCATTAGGCGCAACACCAGACTGAACCATCTGATTAAAAAGAGTAAGGGCAATTTCTCCATGTCCATGCATTCCGTATCCAGCTATTACAACACTCCAGAGAATTATGTCTTTATCACTTGAGAGAATCCCATCAAAGATCATATATGCATCATCTAAGTTTCCACACTTTGAGTATAGGTCAACCAAAGCAGTTGCAACTTCAAGTCTTGTAAGAAACCCTGACTTTTTGAGGTAGCTATGCAAATTTTTAGCTTGCTGAAGATTTGCTAGGGTGGAGTAAGCAGGAAGTAGGCTCTTCAAGGTTGCCTCATTAGGCCATATACCTTCCGATAACATTCCACTAAAGAGTACTACTGCCTCTCTTTCCAGGCCATTGCGAACACAACCAGAGAGAACTGCATTCCATGGCACTACTTTCTTTTTTGAAGTTTTTCCAAATACCCGAAAGCTAAGATGAACAGAATTGCACTTTGCATACATGTCAATAAGTGCAGTCTGTACATTAACATCAGATTCAAAGTTATGCCTCAATGCCCACCCATGGAAGCCCTTACCACACTTCAAGTGTTGAGAACCCACACATGCTGACAGAAGACAAGCCAGAGTAAATATATTCGGCTTTACGCCATCTAATAACATCATAGGAAAAAGATCTAACGCACTTCCAAAATCACCGTTCAAAATAAACCCATTAATCATAGTAGTCCATGTCACAACATCCCTCACATTCATATCATCAAAAACAATCCGTGCCTCATCCACTCGACCGCATTTTACATACACATCAACCAACGCATTCCTAACACGTAATTTGCTCCCTAAACCCTTCTCATCCGCCAACAAATGCACCAATTTTGCCGCTTCATAGTCCTTCAAATACCCACAAGCTGGCAAAACCGAAATCAACGTAACCAAATCAACCTCAACCCCACCATCCACCATTTCCCTAAAAACCATCAAAGCATCTCTAGCATACCCATTCTGAACATAACCACTAATCATCGTATTCCACGAAACCACACTCCTCTCACCCATACCATCAAAAAACAACCTAGCCCTCTCTTTCTTCCCACAATTCATATACATTGCCAACAAAGAATTCCCCACAAACACATCCCCCACAAACCCATTAACCACAACCAACCCATGAACCACACCACCCGCTCTCACCTTCGACGAGTCGCCACACGCCTTAATCACAAAAGGGTACGTTAACTTATCAATCCTAACACACCCCAACTCAAGCATTTCAACAAAAAGCCTAACAGCATCAAAAGCCAGCCCCAATTGCGTATACAACTTAATCATAGTATTAATTAACCCTGAACTTGGTTGACGCAATTCATCGAACAGTTGGCGTGCATATAAAACGTGACCACAAACTGCATAAGTTGAGGTGAGGAGAGAAGAGAGGTGTAAAGAGTGTTTTGAAGTGAGGAGAAGACCAGAAGATATAATGCGGGCATGGAGTTGTTTTATGCTTGTAAGAGATTTGGTTTTGGCGTAATGACGTAAGAGTGAACTGCATTCTGGTATGTTAGTTGCAGTTGTTAACAGAAGTTGTTTCAGTTTGCGGACAGCTTTAGATGGCCCACCATTCATAGAATTTGTAAACGAAAGTGATAGGGGAGACTACGCGGTATTTTAAGTTTGATTTCGACAGCATTTATTTATTATGTGTTTGAGACTTAAAGCGGGCGGGTGTATATTCAGAAATGactttatttaaaaaaatagttTGATTAGGTAATTTCTCATAATTACAAGCAGTCTTCTCAAATTGGGAAATTAGTATTGTTACTTTTCATCAATTAATTAGATAACCGGTAATTAATTAAAGGATTAATTGGAATCAATTTAAATaattcataatatatatatatatttcattaaattttcataagatttataaaaataatacctCCTATCACTGgttcatatttaatatttaagTGGTGTATATGTATTTTTCTATAATTGATTTATGTATAATAATAAATACGCACTACTTAGTATTTAGAAAATTGATATCTACtatatataaattaaattaaGTGAAAAAACTTATTCACTTATTAGAGATCAGGATTTAGGTGATGTGATAGtcaatatattattattaaatattaactaatatttttatttttattttttttaaaaatatatttttttattaattttcacATTTTGATCCGAACCGGCCGATTTTTTATCGAATCGACCGACTTTTGACGGATTTTTTAAAAATACGCACTTTGATCCGATTTTCTATTAATCGAGACGAGATCCGTCTGAATtccaattaatcgattaattaacCAATTTTTAGAATAAAGATTATTTGAAGAAAAAGTTCATGGGCCCTCTTTTTGTTTTGTTGAAGACCTTAACACCTCTTTGTACACCGTTAGATACGCGTGAGATTGGATGATATCGGTGTAGTCtaacatatatttaatttttgAGAACAAATTATAATCATTTATATTAGAGTTAATTTCATTTTACATCTCTTTGGTTTGAGCATGCGGATTTAATCCATAATTTTAATTATATACAATATGCATCCATTAGGTTTTAATACCCTTATAATGACCACACTTCGGCCGATTTTTGTTAATTTTGACCGTTAAATAACGATTGACTAGGGGTAAAATAGAgatattaagtataaaatatttaaaaaatatattaaaaattcgAAAAAACTACAAAATTATATGTAAAAAATATAGTTAATTTTTATTATACTGCGactatttatataaaaaatttataatgtgcgtaataattataaatatatcaaGAAATATTATTTAACTTGGATATTTTAAAGAtgaaataattaaatagaaaaacaaaaaaaatattattattattttaaaaaaggCTTATATCGATTTAACACttgattcaatttttttttttaaatcattatattttttactatttttttcaatattttaaatttattaatgctttatttaaatattttatatgtgTTGTCTCTGTTTTATCCCTAGTCAACTGAAACTTAACGGTCAAAATTGACAGAAAATTGGTTAAGGGGTGGTTATTGTAAGAGTATTAAAACCTAAGGGATGCATATTGCATATAATTAAAGTTATGGACCCAATCCGCATTAAGTTGAAACTGAAGGGATGCAAAGTGAAATTAACTCTTTATATTATACTCCCTATGTTCAGTTATAACAGTCGTTACTTTAAGAGGTTTAATTAGGTAGTTAAtaatctttttttaaaaaaaagtttagattattatctttattctagaaaaaaagaaattttatttttttattatacaGTCAAAACTCTTAAAAATATGTGCAAAAGTAAACATAGGGAGTACTTGTGATAACAAATGATATATCACAAGTTCAATTAAACGTAAGAATTTTTAAAATGAGAAAGGGTAATTAGTGAGTGAGAGTTATTGTTATTCATGACTTATTTGTGTTGATTTTGATTAATTTGGCAGCGCTGGCCGGGGCTGTGATATTTACTATCTGTCATTCTGTTACCCGAGGAAAAGATTAATTTCAGAAAAAACAAGATATATATTAGTGTGTAATTCATAAAGAATAATTTATACATTATTTACATTGATCTTTAAACTGTCCTAATGTACATTACTGTATTACAAATTTGCACACCTTTTTTTTCTGAGTCGCAATGACACGAAAAATGGGACTTCTGGCAAGGTTGGTGCTGGTGATTCGTGGAAAGAAGTGAAGAAATAGGGTGTAATAATTTGAAGAATCGGGAAGCTGAGAAAGTAGAAGGGCATTTGGTCTAAATTCTAATCGACTATCTTCAATTGGAGAGGCCACTCCATAACACTGTTaagtatcaaaataaagtatacATACAACATCACATATTCCTATATGGGAGGGACGGGGTCACAAACAATATATTGCACGACTTTAACCATACGCCCTAGGCCAACATAAAGGCAGTCAAGATTTTCAGTTTGAAAtgtttttttatataattctGAAATGTTACAGTTTGTGAAAATTAAGAACATACTAGTTACAACTGACTTCTAAGCTTTCTATTTCTTAATACAAAAGAGTATAGaggattatattatattttctAAATTCCATTCTGGCCAACACTTGTCCAGATCCAACCCCCTGCTGGAAAAAGGGCATTAATCCTGAAATCCTTTTGCAGAATGGGGCAAACTCCAAGTCATAACAGTTTACAAAGCCAGGTTgatataattatattaattttcCATTCCTAGCACTATGTTGCGGCATTGTTCCTTTATGAGCCTTTCATAGTTTCTTTAGGCAGGGAAGTGAAATTCAACCTGCAGATAAATACCAAAAATCATTAAAAGAATGAACAAGCCTCCAAATTCTACAGAAGAACAGTAAGTACTAAATACTCATATTTAAACTAGAAAAATTAAATATGACCCGTATATTAAGTTGACTACATTAATCTACGTTCTACGACATGAACAGAGGACTGACTTCAAGTTACCTAATACGTGGCTTCTCAGGCTGATGATTTGTCTCTGCTGCAACACTTGGAATATTTGCCAAAGAAATAGGCTGTTACCAGATACATGGAGCAAAAGTATCAGCAACACTTGACATTCACAAACATATCACAATAAAATGGATagaaaaaaaaatgattttaaagaACTAAAGCATCAAGGCCGGTAGGACAAccaaatataaaaaaaaatgcCATAAGATCTGGATCTAAAATTTATTCACAACAAAAATTTCAAGCCAATTCCATCACATCGGAAAAGAACATTCCGTGCTTTTTAGTCCCTAGATAAACATGACCGAAATGCATATTAAATATTTAGTTGATGGGGGTTCTGGGATTACAATCACTACCTCTTAGAGCATGTCGAATGGGGTGCTAAGCATCCAAGAGAAACTCCAATGGAGTGCTAGACATGGATGCAAAATAACAAAATTATATTTGGTGTCAAGTATTGAACCAAGTATAGATGTTATAATTGTCACATAAGCATGAAAGTGGGAAAATATAGGGAAATAGGAGACGCCCTAGACTTACAATACAAACGGTAAACCAAACAGGGGGGATACCTGAAAccaatacatacatacatatacatgTGTTTAAAGAGAATTGAAACTAAAGAGGGTACACAGA
This sequence is a window from Apium graveolens cultivar Ventura chromosome 9, ASM990537v1, whole genome shotgun sequence. Protein-coding genes within it:
- the LOC141682591 gene encoding pentatricopeptide repeat-containing protein At5g39350 — its product is MNGGPSKAVRKLKQLLLTTATNIPECSSLLRHYAKTKSLTSIKQLHARIISSGLLLTSKHSLHLSSLLTSTYAVCGHVLYARQLFDELRQPSSGLINTMIKLYTQLGLAFDAVRLFVEMLELGCVRIDKLTYPFVIKACGDSSKVRAGGVVHGLVVVNGFVGDVFVGNSLLAMYMNCGKKERARLFFDGMGERSVVSWNTMISGYVQNGYARDALMVFREMVDGGVEVDLVTLISVLPACGYLKDYEAAKLVHLLADEKGLGSKLRVRNALVDVYVKCGRVDEARIVFDDMNVRDVVTWTTMINGFILNGDFGSALDLFPMMLLDGVKPNIFTLACLLSACVGSQHLKCGKGFHGWALRHNFESDVNVQTALIDMYAKCNSVHLSFRVFGKTSKKKVVPWNAVLSGCVRNGLEREAVVLFSGMLSEGIWPNEATLKSLLPAYSTLANLQQAKNLHSYLKKSGFLTRLEVATALVDLYSKCGNLDDAYMIFDGILSSDKDIILWSVVIAGYGMHGHGEIALTLFNQMVQSGVAPNEVTFTSALHACSHAGLVDEGLSLFKFMLKIQKSIPKADHYTCIVDLLGRAGRLEEAHELIRMMPFQPNHAVWGALLGACVIHENVELGEIAANWLFKLEPGNTGNYVLLGKIYSAAGRWKDAENIRYKMSDIGLIKSPSNSLVEVRNM